The window AGACTTCGATCCCTACAGCAACACCACTCGCAAGTTTTGAAACATCTTCAGGGTCAATACTTCCACCGATCATCGGTTGGTATTTACCGTGCTGCAGAGGCTCCTGCGAGAATTCTTCCTCATTAAGCTTCACTCCGGTTGACAGTACAAGGCTTGTTGAGAAAGCGGGAAAGATAATCAGATTTCTTCCTGTAACTGAGTATGTTTCAACAAGATCGGGATTCCCTCCATGGAATTCTCTGGACCCAATGATCGGTGTGGCTCTGGATTCGCTTCGCGTAATCCTTCTGAGTATATCAATGGTTGCATCAACCTTCCAGAAAGGGAGAAGAATTGTCCCGGAATCGTCATAACGAGTGAATTCTATTTCAACAGGAGCGAGTTTATCACCGGACACCAGGCATCTGCCGCATTCGGTACAGAAAAAGATAATATCTGTTGAAAGCCCATCAAGATCGTTTCCGCAATCGGGACACCTCAGGACAGTAATACTCAAGGATTTACTCCGCATGTTCGAACTTCCTATGACTATACAATAACTTCGCTCCCTTTTCCTTTAAGATTGCTGAGTATCTTCAACAGATGATAAGTTCCATACGCAAGTCCGGCCATGATCATAACAATTACAGGGATACAGCTCGATTGATTTCCAGAAATTGTGCTGTAATTCAATTTGCCGCCTAATACAAGATTAGCGAAAACCGGTAACAGACCGGCCCAGACAACAGCCATCGCGATTGTCAGGATTCTTTTGTCTTTATTCGATGAGGGAAAGCGACCACGCAGCACCTCACCTGATCGTCCATCAACAACAACCTGAAAAGTCCTGCCGTCAAATCTGAAATCAGTTACCCACAGCGGGTAATAGACAAGCATTTCACGATGTCCGGAAATAAGAATGTACTCCCACCTTTCTTCAAGACCAAAACCCGCGCCGGATCCAAGTCTGCGAAGATATTTTACCGTCTGTACACGTGCTTCAATAAGCGACACTATGGGGTTAACGAAGACACCCTCTCTGGACGCTTCATTCTCGAGCACTTCCAGACCATCCGGCAGCGTGTCACTCTGAATATCCAGCCCCTGGATAGAAAGCTGAGAATCCGCTGAAAGCGTGGGTATCCCGAGTGGTTCCAGATCGGCTCCACTGATGTTAACACATCCGGAAAACTGTATCTCCCTCTCAACCGCACTGGAACCGGTTCTTGTCTTGATTTTCCTGACTGCAGATATCGTGTATCCGTACGATCCCTGTCCATTAGAACTGATAACAGGAATCTCAACATCTCGGAAAACTGGTTCCACACCAAGCAGATAACCGTTCACCTGCGCACTGCAATGCCAGAATGGAACAAAGTACAGAATTGGTCGACTGACCTTTGCACTCTCCGTTCCATGGGGATTAATGCTCTGAAGCTTCCTGCGAATGGACCTTAATACATCAATACTGGATTTCCTTGACGGCAGTACGCATTTCCGTACAGCATTAGAGAGAAGAAGACTGCTTGAACAGCTGGGACAGACAGTGTGCGTATCCCCCTCGCAGATGTTCAGAAGCCCTCCACAGGATGGACAGGTTAGCGCAAATGAAATCTTCTTCACTGCTTTTTCACCTTATTGATATATATTATACCAGCGATAACCACCAGGATTATGACAGAAAACCAGGTTCGGGAAAGCCACGATAAATCCATATTCGTAAGAAGCAGGAAAACGGGGATTGATACTGCCAATCCCACAATGAGAGTAAGAAAGAATAGCTTTTGCAGCTCCATCTCTTTAGAAGCCGTATCATCCATAACAGGCGATTCTCCCAGAAGCTGTCCGGATACGGCATCTACCAGCACTCCCTCACTGTAACCTTCCAGCTTAAGCATGACGATATAGAACGGATGAAAAACAATTCTGACTGATGCATCGTCAATCTGATCTCTGTTAAATGGAATAAACTCACATGGTTCGGCTATACTTTCATCAAATACCCTTCTGTCTCCGGCAGGAGGAGAATAATTCTCCAGGTCCTGCCATGGCTGACTGAAGCAGGGAATCAGAGTCTTGCCGGTCAATGACTGATCCACCTCATAATATGGGAAATACTTCTTCTCCAGTGAAATAGCCATTCCAGGCGGAAAGAGACGTTTTACGTATTCTTCGGTAACAGAGGCCATAACGAGTTTCGGTGTATCAGCAGGTGGATCAACTACTATTCTTGCGTCGCAGTAAGGGCATCTGAGAAAGAAATCACTCTCAATAACCATGTGTTCCGCGCCGCATTGTGTGCAGTTGATCTTCATTTCAGATACCGTTTCCAGATCCTGTTTGTTTCGAAAAGTCTCTGCTCCAGACACATTTCCCAAGTGCTTCACATACAGTGTCTATTCCGAATGGTTTCTTCAGAAAGACAATGTTGGATCCTGATATCTCAGAAACATCTTCATCACTGCTCGTTACTACAATAACAGCCTTATCCGAAGGTATGGAATCAAGTGATATTACTTCTTCGGGGCTTAACAGCTTTGAATCAATGACAAGTAAATTGAATCTATCATCGGAACCAACTGTACTCAGAAGTTCCATATCCGAATAGGAAGTAGTCATATCAAAGACTGAACAGCCAAGACTTTTAAATATGGTAACCAGAATATCGGTATCCATCCCGATGTAACCTCCAATCGCAATCGATGGAATAACATCATTCGCGGTCTCTATTGTAATCCTATCCGCTACAGGTAAGAATACCGTAAATGCTGAACCTTTATCCTGTTGGGAATTCACAATATAATGTCCCTGGAAGCTGTGCACGATCGAATAGACTGCTGACAGCCCCAGTCCCCTGCCCTTTCCCTTTGTTGAAAAGAATGGATCGAATATCGGGATCAGGTCACTTTCTGAAATCCCGCATCCATTGTCGACAACAGAGATCATGACATAATTCCCTGCGGGAATCTGTTCCATATCCTCTTCCAGCTCTATCCTGCATGAGGTGAGATTAACCGATCCGTTTCCTCCGGAAGCTTCAGCGGCGTTCAGCAGCAGATTCATAACAACCTGTTCCAGAAGATCCGGAGGAACTCCTGCATAACCGGTCCGATCAGG of the Candidatus Aegiribacteria sp. genome contains:
- a CDS encoding PAS domain S-box protein; this translates as MVAKKKVKTAPLKPDIRAMLTAVSDAVVLLDENELITFANREASNLIGFSEEEVCGTPLWEACKFLIQKTRKPLSEHVYDGVTDDGSLTFPIATILISADGTERIVRGNVYLSLNDKTDRRTIRSVVFRDVSSRWQIDKVSLRVQRFGVLKALAEGVAHNLDDLLTVLLARMSRIRRSQNDRNVVLLSIKEAEEVIDKISSLVSCLSTGQLGADSKEGIALVANVLKSATGTLSALFPDIELSFAYPDRTGYAGVPPDLLEQVVMNLLLNAAEASGGNGSVNLTSCRIELEEDMEQIPAGNYVMISVVDNGCGISESDLIPIFDPFFSTKGKGRGLGLSAVYSIVHSFQGHYIVNSQQDKGSAFTVFLPVADRITIETANDVIPSIAIGGYIGMDTDILVTIFKSLGCSVFDMTTSYSDMELLSTVGSDDRFNLLVIDSKLLSPEEVISLDSIPSDKAVIVVTSSDEDVSEISGSNIVFLKKPFGIDTVCEALGKCVWSRDFSKQTGSGNGI